A window of Fragaria vesca subsp. vesca linkage group LG7, FraVesHawaii_1.0, whole genome shotgun sequence contains these coding sequences:
- the LOC101292062 gene encoding probable VAMP-like protein At1g33475-like: protein MISNPSLIYYACIAQKETILGEIAKEPGIGALAQKCIEKTPPHHSLYTHTVRKRTYLFSIADPFVFFGVFDQDLDQSEAVAFLNRLRCDFERVKGDNGVEVGSHCYQAEFDSIVREIMAANSEVDMPPASRNLSMDSSSGKGKRMVLAPLLGNHGLKKKKRLSGEVNGEVCKDVAMSATEKKVDVMCEDGRDFVMPVAQKSGGLVSSERQKAKQVWRKHVWVVLMLDLFVCAVLFGVWLWVCRGLKCIDS, encoded by the coding sequence ATGATTTCCAATCCGAGTCTTATCTACTACGCCTGCATTGCCCAGAAGGAAACAATCCTCGGCGAGATTGCGAAGGAGCCCGGAATCGGAGCCTTAGCTCAGAAATGCATCGAGAAAACGCCACCGCACCATTCTCTGTACACCCACACCGTCAGGAAACGGACTTACCTGTTCTCAATCGCTGACCCTTTTGTGTTCTTCGGTGTTTTCGATCAAGATCTCGATCAATCGGAGGCGGTTGCGTTCTTGAATCGGTTGCGTTGTGATTTCGAAAGGGTTAAGGGAGATAATGGGGTAGAGGTTGGGTCACATTGTTATCAGGCGGAGTTTGATTCGATTGTGAGGGAGATAATGGCGGCTAATTCGGAGGTGGATATGCCGCCGGCGAGTAGGAATCTGAGTATGGATTCGAGTAGTGGGAAGGGGAAGAGAATGGTACTGGCGCCGCTGCTGGGGAACCATGGGTTGAAGAAGAAGAAGAGATTGTCTGGGGAGGTGAATGGGGAGGTGTGTAAAGATGTGGCGATGAGCGCAACGGAGAAGAAGGTGGATGTGATGTGTGAGGATGGGAGGGATTTTGTAATGCCGGTGGCGCAGAAGAGCGGGGGTTTGGTTTCGAGTGAGAGGCAGAAGGCTAAGCAGGTGTGGAGGAAGCATGTGTGGGTGGTGCTGATGTTGGACTTGTTTGTGTGTGCTGTCTTGTTTGGGGTTTGGTTGTGGGTTTGCAGGGGGTTGAAGTGTATCGACAGTTGA
- the LOC101292755 gene encoding uncharacterized protein LOC101292755 → MALLTLSKSKDRNLGDEGKLNSTGKEEPLIGPLCQDGSFFAPEVPIGPCLSDGSFNSASTYRDAPPKPKQGALQKDGSFNTTESTERAPTPIESVEQHPVGPRMSDGSFEAPTLTHRAAPPKPKQGPLWKDGTFNKTSDTDLARIGIQEGILENQRAWAAPPPPEDHLAFLSAKSPVLAAGELGRATAVPDDSDNVPVPPKGALRGMGLPEGFGNPKKNGRGGAGKTAGYPKNNGRGGAGKTADYPMKNGTGEPSNKSDHPNIGWAMMAKMGFRGGGLGKYGQGIVEPIQFVPNFKRRGIGFQEDDVGVQEDDVGFQEDDVID, encoded by the exons ATGGCACTCTTGACTCTTTCGAAAAGCAAAGATAGAAACTTGGGAGATGAAGGAAAACTCAATTCAACGGGGAA AGAGGAGCCTCTTATTGGCCCCTTGTGCCAAGATGGGTCCTTCTTTGCTCCGGAGGTTCCTATCGGTCCTTGTTTATCAGATGGCTCGTTCAACTCAGCATCAACTTACAG GGATGCACCACCAAAGCCCAAGCAGGGCGCACTTCAGAAGGATGGGTCATTCAATACTACTGAGAGTACTGAGAGGGCACCAACACCAATTGAGAG TGTTGAACAGCATCCTGTTGGTCCAAGGATGTCAGATGGATCATTTGAAGCACCAACTCTAACTCACAG GGCTGCCCCACCAAAGCCCAAGCAGGGGCCACTTTGGAAGGATGGGACCTTCAATAAAACGAGTGACACTGACTTGGCCCGGATAGGGATCCAAGAAGGCATTTTGGAGAACCAAAGAGCGTGGGCAGCTCCTCCTCCACCTGAAGACCACCTTGCCTTTCTTTCTGCTAAGAGTCCTGTCTTGGCGGCTGGTGAATTAGGAAGAGCTACTGCTGTACCTGATGATTCTGATAA TGTTCCCGTGCCGCCCAAAGGTGCATTGCGAGGTATGGGCCTCCCTGAGGGATTTGGTAATCCAAAGAAGAATGGGAGAGGAGGGGCTGGCAAGACTGCTGGTTATCCAAAGAACAATGGGAGAGGAGGGGCTGGGAAAACTGCTGATTATCCAATGAAGAATGGGACGGGAGAGCCTTCCAATAAGTCTGACCACCCTAACATTGGATGGGCCATGATGGCCAAAATGGGTTTCAGAGGGGGTGGTCTGGGCAAGTACGGACAGGGAATTGTGGAACCAATTCAATTTGTTCCGAATTTTAAAAGGAGGGGCATTGGGTTCCAGGAAGATGATGTTGGGGTCCAGGAAGATGATGTTGGGTTCCAGGAAGATGATGTTATT GACTGA